The Fragaria vesca subsp. vesca linkage group LG2, FraVesHawaii_1.0, whole genome shotgun sequence genome includes a window with the following:
- the LOC101298957 gene encoding pantoate--beta-alanine ligase-like, which produces MAAKEPEIIRDKDQMRNWSRSMRSQGKTIGLVPTMGYLHEGHLSLIRQARTHSDVIVVSIYINPGQFSPSEDLSTYPSDFHGDIQKLKAVPGGVDVVFNPHNLYDYGTNTSTSVSDGEGAKPVSCVEEKGLGHETWVRVERLEKGMCGKSRPVFFRGVATVVTKLFNIVEPDVALLGKKDYQQWRIIQRMVRDLDFSVRVIGSEVVRENDGLAMSSRNVRLSPEERQKALSINKSLSSARFSAEKGHISCKELTYSVIQAINEAGGKVDYAEIVDQESLEPVEEIRSPVVFCVAAWFGTVRLIDNMEIKV; this is translated from the exons ATGGCAGCCAAAGAACCAGAGATAATCAGAGACAAGGACCAAATGAGGAACTGGTCAAGGTCTATGAGATCCCAAGGCAAAACCATAGGCCTCGTACCCACCATGGGCTACCTCCACGAAGGCCACCTTTCCCTCATCAGACAAGCCCGCACCCACTCTGACGTCATCGTCGTCTCCATCTACATCAACCCAGGTCAGTTCTCTCCCTCCGAAGACCTCTCCACGTACCCTTCGGACTTCCATGGCGATATCCAAAAGCTCAAGGCTGTTCCTGGCGGCGTTGACGTTGTTTTCAATCCTCACAATCTCTATGACTACGGAACCAACACGAGCACGTCGGTGAGTGATGGTGAAGGGGCAAAACCGGTATCTTGTGTGGAGGAGAAGGGGTTGGGGCATGAGACTTGGGTTAGAGTTGAGAGATTGGAGAAGGGTATGTGTGGGAAGAGTAGGCCGGTGTTTTTCAGAGGGGTTGCGACTGTTGTCACCAAGTTGTTCAACATTGTGGAGCCTGATGTTGCTCTGCTTGGGAAGAAGGATTATCAGCAATGGCGGATTATTCAGCGAATG GTTCGGGATCTTGATTTTTCTGTTAGAGTGATTGGTTCTGAAGTAGTCCGTGAAAATGATGGCCTAGCAATGAGTTCACGGAATGTGCGCCTCTCACCTGAAGAACGGCAAAAG GCACTATCTATAAACAAGTCACTATCAAGTGCTAGATTCTCTGCAGAAAAGGGTCATATTAGTTGTAAAGAATTAACATATTCGGTCATCCAAGCAATCAATGAAGCCGGTGGAAAGGTTGATTATGCTGAG ATTGTTGACCAAGAAAGTTTGGAGCCAGTTGAAGAAATAAGAAGTCCTGTTGTGTTCTGTGTTGCTGCTTGGTTTGGAACGGTCAGATTGATAGATAACATGGAGATCAAAGTATGA